In Plasmodium falciparum 3D7 genome assembly, chromosome: 6, the genomic window tttattttcatGAGAAGCATGTCCCGCCTTTATTTCCTGTTGATGCGTAGGGTCAACATGAGGGAAATAATTTTCATCTAGGGTGtcgttatatatatctagTATGATATCTTTAATGATTGGTTCATGTCTACTTAATTCATATTTCGAATTTTTAGCCACATTTTTGtaatgtttaattttttttttgttactgTTTTCTAATACATgatgtattttatttgatgATAATTGTATTGGTTCGTCTGAAGCAGAATAATATCCCGAATTATGTAAATTCAATTTTAAGAattcattaataatatttttcataaacaAATTCAGTTGAGCAGATTCGatgattttcattttatcattatcattaatattaatataattcataaaatataataaaagaagacGAGTTTTTTCCTCTTGATCATACTCATCACTtgtaataatagtattaaCACTGGCCAAATTTTTTTGATGATTTAATTCCTTTCCATATTTATCAACATTACAACATATATCTTGTTCAACTAAACCAACATcaacaatatttttatcttgtAACAATTTAAAACAGTTATTACATAAATAGTAATGTAACCAATATTGTTCAATTAATGTTTCGTATTGTGGTAGAGATCTTAATGCGTCTAGAGCTTCTGTTGgatttaatacattttttttttgaattttgaCTACAGCATTTTTTTCGGTAAATGCtgatatttcattttttataatttcattaACATCTTGAATATGATGATGTCTATAACTTGACCATAAATGATCTTCTTCTGAAAGGAGagcttctttttcttcttttttttgatcattatttgttatttcGAAAAGGACGGTATGTGCGTcgatgttttttttttttttgtttttttttttttttccctccCCCCCCATTTCtgtatttttatcatcataataagtATCATTACATGTATtgctatatatatgttcatttggTTGTTCATTAATCTTCGTTTGATCGAATTGCATTtcatatattgtattaatatttagCAGATCATAGCAGAGACTTTGATATGAATAATCATGTATAAATAGAATGCTGGTATCAATTGATCTGTCCAAAATTAAAAGTATATCATCgtttctattattattataatgatatatgtCATTGttcatatgattattattgttattatctgattggttatcattatttttatttgaatatgTGTTTATGTTTGTGtttgtaattttatttttatcattatatattgtgtgtaaattttttatggaattataaaaaatgtgtgAAAAGGACCTGCACAGTTCAGAATTTTGATACCTGATTGatggaaatatttttaaacatgAACAGACAGATAATAAGATAGAACTAATTTgtgataatatatcattattaattaaagggaaataattaaatagaCTAAGAGAATtatggaaataaaaaattcgaCTTTCATAAgcaaaaaaatgtaaatttaTACAAGCACAgcttttaattctttttaaaataaaattattagaagCAATTAAATCAAGAATTTGATTATCTTTTGAAATATTtgatgtaaataaaatatgtatatttttatatttagcaCATTTTTCATCTTTAAAATCATTAATCATTATATCAACACTTTGTATATTAGAactaagaaaatatatacaatcaAAATCTTCTAAATTATCTCTTTCacaatttattaattcaATTAACGATACTCCTCTTTCTaataattcttcatttttacatAACAAAGATAATATCTTATAAGAATTAAGATCTACTATCATAATCACATATCTGCTCTTTTccgttattttatttatcacGTTAAAAATTCGTTCTCGGCAATATTCCTTTAGTGACATCCTCTTAAATAAGcattttacataaaaaaaaaaaaaaaaaaaaaaaaaccaaacaataaataaatatcaatatataaatgtaattaaataaatatatatatatatatatatatatatatatatatttatttatatttatatttattcatcgaacatatttatattcttgtgacaaaataaatcaaattattttaaaaaaaaaaaaaaatatacatataaaatatatatatatatatatatcatatatatcatttaaaaaaaaaaacacaaaaaaagaaaattttttggaaattatataactttgattttatttatatatacatatatatttattttttttaatttaacccttaaattattttgtaaaaaaattaaaaaaaattaaaaaaattaaaaaaattaaaaaactataaataatatatataatatacatattttttattataacaattATTTGTGCTTTAATATGATGGAGAAATAATTCACtgtcataaaaaaaaagaaagaaagaaagaaaagaataacGGAAtggaacataaaaaaatataaaatatatatataatattatatatgtgtaaaagtaaatatatacatatatatatatatatatatatatatattattcgttgaaaaatataattaatatatgaattcataatgtttattaaataaacatatatatatttatatatatatatatatatatatatatatatatacataatatatttatgatatttttttttttttttatgagtGTTATAATTTGATGAAATCATTTcgatatttataaaagaaatatagaagcattttttgtttttacataaaatacaaaaaggatagaatataataattatgtaataatatttatcatgttttaatattcaatatagtattatatgtttctcatttttttgttaacatgaaagaatataatacatgTTAAAAAGGTTGTGACcgcattattatattattatgattttcATATCTTCTAAATATGttcacatttttatatttttaagtcttaatttttttttatatgataaaaataaataaataaataaatatatatatatatatataatatattatttatatgccATACAATTTCGAAAGGACTTATtttaagaagaaaaaagagagaaaattttgatgaaaaaaatattacatatatgtatattatatatatatttaatatatacacatactTTCATTTTGTTGTTCTTTGAAGGTTATGTACCTTATATGTATAACGTTTTTCATCCTAAGACATTTTATAAATCCTAAATTGTAttcaaaagaaataataaaatgaacatacatatattatatatatatatatatatatttaatcatatacatgattattatattgtaccttttttatattttaaaaaacaaataattttcttgatatttttttatatatatgcactAGAGtgtatgttaaaaaaaaatatataataattaaataataatataatacaacaaaataaaacaaaataaaacaaaataaaacaaaataaaataaaacaaaacaaaacaaaataaaaagggaTGTAGTTCACTTATATGttcatctttttcttttaacacATGGTCAATTTAttcttaaataaataaatatatatatacatatatatatatatatatatatatatatatatttttttttttttttttatatacacatataaatatatatttttatatgatctTTAAAAGGAGATTAATTTATTCTTTAATccttatcttttttttttttttttacacattaaatatgtatatatgtatattatttaaaaggtcaagatattaaaaaagaaaagcaaACAAGtgcataataaaaaaaaaaataataataataatataatataatataatatattatattatatatatatatatatatatatatatatataataaaataaaaacatatacacTCAAGTTAATGAtacataattaatttttttaaaataaatattatttttcttttttttgaaaacaagatttaaaaaaaaaaaaaaaaaatattaaaaacttctttaaaaaaattaaggtattcatttttatttttttttaatatataaattataaaaagacaTAAGTGTATAAACagtatatatgatttatgtctggtttcatttttttttttgtcttttaATACAaccaaatatatacatataataatatatatatatatataatttaacccctgtatttttttttttttttttttctttttttttctttttttttaaatcattgCACCTTATGAAAGCTtgtgattatatatattataaacatacgaacttttttttttttttttttttttttttttgtttatacaaAAGTTATGATAACTTATTTTTTCTGTTATTTTTCAATGAATCTTTTATTACTATtgtatgtaaataaataaaaagaaaaaaaaaaaaaaaaaaaaaaaaaagtatataatatatatatatattatatatatatattatatatatatatgttcttttaatatgtgtagtgcattttttttttttttttttttttcttttatgcaCAATTCTTTTGAGTACAgtatttaaatatgtataatatatatattttatatatttttttaaattatatcgtttctctttttttttttttttttttttttgatctaataaaatattggagatcaagtaaaaataatataatatatatatatatatatatatataattatgtattagaagaaaagaaaaattcttaatattttttttgcttttaaaaaaaaacacaaaagAGAAACTTATTTTTATGCTTTTCACTAAAATACACCCTAggataatatttaattttttttttttttttttttttaatatatcttgtgtatttttatatataaaaaaaagaaagtaacaaatataaaataaataataaataaataaataaataaataagtgtATTGGcctatttttttctttttttttaatatacatatatattaataatatatgcatatcGTTATTTCCaagtatataattatgtattaaaaaaaagaaatattataatatatacattattatacatatatatatataatatatatatatatatatatatataaaatttatgtatatctaatttttttttattatgtgtatatattatatgtgtgaTAATCCAAAACAAGAAATTTGCTTAATAACATgaataacaaataaaacaaagataatacatataaaaatatataaatataaaagtatttTTGTATCATACaatttatcattttgttattttattttatattattttatattattttatattattttatattattttatattatattatattattttatgttatgttttttttttttttttttttttttcttttatatgcaCATGCGCATGCATAagataatgtatatatatttctttttctttatctttttttttctttatttttttttattatcatttttatgtaaacaaagaaatatattgtaagaaaaaagaaagaaaagaaaagaaacatattaatatatatatatatatatatatatatataatatacatataatataaaaagaaagaaatatttatttatatatatttttacaaatttTGTAACCTTgtatcttattttttattttattattattataatttttttgatctttctaaaaaatcataaaataacTTATTCTCAtagtaattttattatttaatttttaaaaaataaaaaaaaaagaaactatattatttttaagaagtttttaataaatgtgtatatatatatatatatatatatatgtgtatatatgtatatatttttattaatactatCCTCTTTagtataaaacatatattgaatatacatatatgttaatttatttaagatataaaaaaagagcatttttatatataaaataaatttttgtgctactacaaaaaatatatatatatatatatatatatattttaagagAGGAAGAATACACAGTAGCATTTAAGAAATACACATGTAAAGTGTTtctaatttttaaaaaatgttgtatttttatattctttataaatatatgtattttatatatatatatatatatatatatatatttatatattttttttttttttttttttttttttttgtctttaATACTATTGtgttaagaaaaatatgtttaagagactttttgtttttttatttgtaaaatgataagcatataataatatgaatgtatatgtgtatatatgtatatactaCATATTTTAGAACATATGACACCTGGAcctttttgtaattttttgattttcttaatttgctttttaaaaatataatatatatatatataaatgtgtgtcatataatatacatatatatatgtatatatgtttactatatattatataccatATCATGTATTcataatttctttatatatatttttattttttatttgttttttttttttttttttgtttttttttttgttatatgcttttttttgttttttccaCTCTCTTCTTACATgccatatattaaaaaaaaaaacactcCCCTagagataatataaatatatataaataaatatatatatatatatatttttatatttttatatttatttatttatttatttatttcttattaatttgtctatatttttttgtgaacTATTTAAACTAtggaaaataaagaagagaATTACAAGAATTATATggaggaaataaaaaaagtctCAAATATTATTCAGGCAAAAAGCATCGATTGTTTCGAATCTAATTCGACTATTGacgaaaataaaataatgaatgtAAACgacatatgtaatatatatatggttgACAAAACTTgtgaaagaaataatatctATAGAAAAGATATAGACAAAGAATATCTTCATGaagaaaatcaaaaaaaaaaagataaggAGAAAAATTTATGTGTTCAAAAAAAAGGAGATATAATAGAATCATCTATATCTAATAcaaatgatattattaaatgtaataacaattcaaatgaatataatcataatatcgGAAAGGATAAAAAGTTGGAAAAATTCAAGTCCTTCATCATAGAGGACTCCAATTCTTCGTCTTctggaaaaaagaaatataatattaatgatgtaTATAAGGTTATTAAAAGTtttttattcaaatatatggaaaatgataaaaaaagagGTGTCAACAAAATGGTGGGAGATAATGAAATGGCGGGAGATAATCAAATGGAGGGAGATAATCAAATGGAGGGAGATAATCAAATGGAGGGAGATAATGAAATGGAGGGAGATAATGAAATGGAGGGAGATAATAAAATGGAGGGAGATAATAAAATGGAGGGAGATAACCAAATGGTTGATGATAATGAAATGGCGGGAGATAACCAAATGGTTGATGATAACCAAATGGCGGGAGATAACCAAATTTCAGAAGGATCAAATCAGTTTAAACATCCTCATTATCCAGATGTACGGTCCGTAGGAATGTgcttatattacattttaagAGGTAAAGTTAATGTTAATGttttaaagaaaatttttagtgataagaaaaatgataaacatgaaaatacaaaaagaaattataatataaatgatgagcacaatgataaaaataaagaaaaggaCCTTGATGTTGATAATATAGAAGAAGAAAGTAATATTGCACAAGATAATAATGGTATccttaataaagaaaatcatttaaatgcagaaaaaatttttaagtaTTTAAATGATTTATTCAATCaagaagaaattattaatataaataatacagaAGGAAAAGAATGTGATAAGGTATATGAAGATATAGCATGGAcatttgtaaaatatatagaaaataataatataaatttgatGGAAGATTTTGTTAAGTGTTCCTCCAACGATGTATCGGGAGAGCTCCCTGATGTTGCTAtggaaaattataatgaaaattttaaaaataatgatatatcacaaaataatgatatgtcacaaaataatgatatgtcGCAAAATAATGACATGtcacaaaataatgatatattacaaaataatgatatgtcacaaaataatgatatgtcacaaaataatgatatgtcGCAAAATAATGACATGTCACAAAATAATGACATGtcacaaaataatgatatattacaaaataatgatatattacaaaataatgatatattacaaaataatgatatattacaaaataatgatatgtcacaaaataatgatatgtcacaaaataatgatatgtcacaaaataataatacccCACACAAGAAACACCAAATAAATAACAGCATTAAGAAGAATTCCAATATAATAAGAACATTTGGTCCATTTAACAATGttaaaaatgtaattattcatattcctttatttttacGTTATTTTATACAGACACATGTATCAAGCACCAAGGCACGTACAAACAGATgtgtttataataatgatgaaaataaaaagaaactaaaaaaaaagatgatgaAAGAGATTATGATAGGTGTATTAAATTCAGATGtgaataaattttttgaagaattattatgtaatataaaagCATGTTTTCTAGAAATTCTagattatttaaaagaatattgTCGTTCTAAATGTATCCAATTTAATGAtgagaattatttttatcattttactCAAATAATATCTATCGAGAAAACATACTTTGATTTAAAAacaattcttttttatacaaagaaatatgataaaataaagaaaaagattataaaaagaattagaAATAGGATATCATCAGATGAATTTAATgatgaacataataaaattgtGACTGAGGATATTGAAAAATTGAATGGTCATATTTTTGATGTAtctacaaataaatatgtatatccaataaaaaataaaatattgacaaatcaaaaagaaaattattatgaatggATGTTACctactatatataataaagatgatgATATACAAAGTGATCAACTTAATAAACAtacaaataaacataatGGTAAAGTATATAATCGTTTTATTAATAGAtgttttaaaagaaaattatatcatCATGAACACGAAAAAAATGAACCCTTTGATAATATGACAcataaacaaattaaattaGATTCTGTTTCTACAGATATGAatagtaaaaaatattatttattaaaaaatgagacATCACCATTGGAAAGACATAACAAGGATAAGGATACAATAACTTCGTcaaatatttcctttttaaaaaatacacCCTCGGAATATATGTTGCACAAGGAACATGTGATTAATCGTGTTACAAAAAATGACGATATGCAAGATGATAAGTATGAAACAAGTAAGAATAGTGACCAGCACAATGATAATGAAAGGaatggtaatatatataataatgatgataataatgatgatgataataatgatgatgataataataataataataatgataataataatgatgaagaggaagataatatttattatgctCCTAGTAATATGAGGACAGGAATAGAAGTAGATAACGAAAATGGGAATGaggatatttataaaaaagtacATCTAGAAAATAACgtttatgataatattatatatgatgattataaaaCAATTCAAAATCAAAACACCAAAATTGTTGATAATGTGGATAATAATACTTTtgttaaaatgaaaaaaatgaaagattCAAATGAATGTGGTCTAAATAATAATCAGCATTATAATAACGAACACATTAATAATGATCACTctaataatatgtacattGAGGATGAGGAAATTAGGATACCCGCCGAACGTAATCAAGGAGAAAAAGAActcaacaaaataaatagaatAAACGAAGATAAGAAAGATCCTCTTTCTCAAGAgcaatattataaaagaataacTCGAAAAAGTAAAGCTAAAGTAATGATTGAAccaaatgatgaaaaaatagaACTAGGAACTGGTTACAATAatgtaaaagaaaatgatgatatggAATATACCAAAGAGATGTATGATAATGTGGGAAAGATATCATCTtatgaagatataaaaaaacaaagaaaaagaaaaagaacaaGAAGAAAAGCAAATGATAAACCTGGAAATGGTCAAAATAATCAAGATGGTCAAAATGATCAAGATGGTCAAGATGGTCAAGATGGTCAAAATAATCAAGATGGTCAAAATAATCaagatataaaaagtatGCAAAATTATATGCACCATTTAAATGTTACAAACGATGatcttataaataatgataatacaaaTTCAAAAGTCTTATCAAATATAAGTCAAAATCACGATTCAACAAAGATTAATAGCacaattaaaattaaagaaagcACATCTTTTGAAAAGGAGACCTTGAATATTTTAACAAGATCTTCAAAAGATGATCCAAATACATGTGATAACCCTGAAGGTgtggatataaatataaatacacaaaagaaagataataataataataataataataataataataataataataataataataatgttcataataatgttcataataatgttcataataatgttcataataatgttcataataatgttcataataataatttcataAAGTGTATAGAAAAAGAATCGAATGATGGGAATACTCCACACGCGTCTCCtcttataataaaacataatacAGATCATATGATCAATTTTAAATGTTATAGtaatgattatattataaatatgaataaaaaaagaaataaaataaaaaagaaatgtattAACAAAATTATGAGTAGTATATTTTCGGAAaagatttataaatatgCCTTAATATTTTCTCcgattttaaaaaatgatggaTGCGTATCTTTATTAAGCGTACATGCATTAAAGAATATTGTTTTAAAGCTATATCATCTGAGAATTGTTGAAATGCaacaaaatgtatataaaaataataaatataatattaataattataataatgagatatacaatgaaaaaagaaataattttttacatatgtaTCATAATCATATCATAACTCCTACCgaagaaacatatataaataacgaaaataataataatttggaaaacataaaaaattataaaggtgctaataataaagaatttaaaaaaatttcttgtgaaaaaaattataaatgtaaTTTATCTACAAgaaattatgataaaatgGATGAATTTTAcaatacaaaaaatgaaagtgatatagaaataatacaaaatttaaataatatgagtACAGctgaatattatgatatgaaagaaaatttaaatatgaatatattaattcgacaatttctaaaaaaaaatttgaatgAGGAAAATTGGAACATCTTTTGGGAATGGTTATATGAAAACGAcgatattaatatatcaacttttaaaaaacatataattaatcatataaaggatatattattaaaaagggATGTTATAAATAGGTCTTGTCCACATGAGATGATAGAACCTGATATGAGTGAAGGTCATATAAATATGgctaacaaaaataataattataataattacaataattacaataattataataattacaataattataataattacaataattacaataattataataattataataatgatgagaaAGAAAGAATTGAAGAActcttaaaattttatataacaaacaACAGAGGCATAAAtttagaatataataaagtgAAAGAAATTCTTGAACAAGGAAAATGTAATGCATactataataatgaaaaaaaaatggagatgttaaataatgaatatcttcatgataatatattagattATATAAGGGCTAATGTTTTATATGAAggatatatgaataaagacgatataaataaaaaaagagataatgaaaataataataataataatatgaatacatTTGTTACTAACATAAAAAGTGGACAcgaaaataatcataataatgtgtataatttttgtaataGTGATCATAGATTTTCTCATGATATTTCAAATGAAAAAGGtgagaatataaataatatgagtaATTCATTATGTCAATACAAAAGAACACATATGcataactatatatataatgaagatgatcaaaatatacatattgatGATAAAAGTTATATACAAACATTAAAAGATCTTAACGACCTAAGAagtatgtataaaaataaacatgcAGATATATTACAGGAAATTAATGAATgcgattttttatttgaagaTGAAAAATGTAGATATAACACAGAACATAACAAtatcaacaataataataataataataaaaacaatatatttagggacaaggaaaaaaaaaataacaatattaacaatgatttggaaaattattatttttataataaacatatttataattctaTGGATGATTTATATGTTGAAAAGGAAAATGGtcataatgtaaataataataaaaataatgatggtgGTGATGCTGATGGTGATGCTGATGGTGATGATAATGGCGACGATAATGGTGACGATAATGGTGACGATAATGGTGACGATAATGGTGACGATAATGGTGACGATAATGGCGACGATtatgatgaagataatatcAAATTAGCTGACTTGAcgtataaattaaatgattataatataaaaaataataataacatgaaaaataagaataaaaatacaaataaaagagatattatttataaagtaAAAGATTTATCATGTAAACTATCAGAGTTATATAACAACACAACAGACTTGacttataatttaaatgattCAGATGACGATcacaataattataatatgatgaATGTTGAACAAAGCaacaaatatgaaaataataatgatataataggTGAACAAAAGGATATagatcaaaataataatataagtaaAAAGTATGATGCAAAAGAACAatttataaatgataatggaaataataaagacaataatatgaatatccataaaaaaaacaagaactATGATCACATAAGAAATGAAATAAGTACAAGATCAATAACTAAAGAAATGAACTGtaaggaaaatattttaaatctaataaaaaataaaaatttaagtGTACaagatattttatattatcaaaaattGTTGTTATGTTTAAAATATG contains:
- a CDS encoding syntaxin-binding protein, putative; translated protein: MSLKEYCRERIFNVINKITEKSRYVIMIVDLNSYKILSLLCKNEELLERGVSLIELINCERDNLEDFDCIYFLSSNIQSVDIMINDFKDEKCAKYKNIHILFTSNISKDNQILDLIASNNFILKRIKSCACINLHFFAYESRIFYFHNSLSLFNYFPLINNDILSQISSILLSVCSCLKIFPSIRYQNSELCRSFSHIFYNSIKNLHTIYNDKNKITNTNINTYSNKNNDNQSDNNNNNHMNNDIYHYNNNRNDDILLILDRSIDTSILFIHDYSYQSLCYDLLNINTIYEMQFDQTKINEQPNEHIYSNTCNDTYYDDKNTEMGGEGKKKKNKKKKNIDAHTVLFEITNNDQKKEEKEALLSEEDHLWSSYRHHHIQDVNEIIKNEISAFTEKNAVVKIQKKNVLNPTEALDALRSLPQYETLIEQYWLHYYLCNNCFKLLQDKNIVDVGLVEQDICCNVDKYGKELNHQKNLASVNTIITSDEYDQEEKTRLLLLYFMNYININDNDKMKIIESAQLNLFMKNIINEFLKLNLHNSGYYSASDEPIQLSSNKIHHVLENSNKKKIKHYKNVAKNSKYELSRHEPIIKDIILDIYNDTLDENYFPHVDPTHQQEIKAGHASHENKQNVSRGTIWDFKTENKNQTKKEKKRKILIFIIGGITYPEIKQIYEMSNELDVDIYLGGTNLLTSKVIFDQFKQLPIS